One segment of Lutra lutra chromosome 12, mLutLut1.2, whole genome shotgun sequence DNA contains the following:
- the LOC125082574 gene encoding disintegrin and metalloproteinase domain-containing protein 1a-like yields MSVAASLRQSASSSSSLQKYQVAAYGAGRVLLAWAPQMKGWRRAPEVPGPSCIRLGIMLVLVLIFLPGLYCDPGSVYYSSYETVIPKSLTVKGREDPGEKASYTLLMQGQKQVIQLKVKRDYFVNNFPVFSYHNGVLGQKVPFISHDCHYEGYIEGVPGSFVSLNTCSGLRGILIKEGKPYGIEPTDTSERFEHVLYTMAPQARVSCSVTSRGSQVESTSRQQGSRKPRSLQALPSFWSHTKYVEMFVVVSNQRFQMWGSNVDETVQRVMDITALANIFTRGINTQVVLAGMEIWTEGDLIEVPADLRVTLRNFNSWRQEKLFPRVKHDVAHMIVGHHPEDDVGQAFLNGACSRGFAAAVESFHHEDVLLFAALMAHELGHNLGIQHDHSACTCKDKRFCLMRENITKESGFSNCSSDHFYQFLREHKGACLFNKPRPQGRLRREATCGNGVLEMYEECDCGPDCGNNLCCDETCRLKATALCSSGPCCNETCGFLEKGIMCRSPFGECDLPEYCDGNSDRCPTNTYKQDGTPCERVHYCIEGLCKTADFQCVNVFGYPARSAPEDCYISMNTKGDRFGNCGLPTSDNQEYVKCTAENIYCGKIICTNVRHVPVVKPMHTMIQVPHRDDWCWSMDAYNNTDIPDDGDVDAGTRCAPEKICLNYSCVDHAVLNYDCEPRRMCNGRGVCNNLKHCHCEAGYAPPDCASIGTGGSVDSGSPIVQQESESAFNVAKHEHFVDNTIIIFLIIFFLLLILVTAFITLLCKHSRKAPPEPKEKGSEEAAEEVQPEEEEEEEEEEEEEEEEEEEEEEESEP; encoded by the coding sequence ATGTCAGTGGCAGCTTCTTTGAGACAGTCTGCCTCCTCCTCGTCTTCTCTACAGAAATACCAAGTGGCTGCCTATGGGGCTGGCAGAGTGCTTCTGGCCTGGGCTCCACAAATGAAGGGCTGGAGGCGAGCACCAGAAGTGCCGGGACCTTCGTGTATCAGGTTGGGGATCATGCTAGTGTTGGTACTGATTTTCCTGCCAGGCTTGTACTGTGACCCTGGATCTGTGTATTACTCTTCTTACGAAACAGTCATCCCCAAGAGTCTGACAGTCAAGGGAAGGGAAGACCCAGGGGAAAAGGCATCCTATACACTATTAATGCAGGGCCAGAAGCAGGTGATTCAACTGAAGGTGAAGAGAGACTATTTTGTGAATAACTTTCCAGTCTTCAGCTACCACAATGGGGTCCTGGGGCAAAAAGTGCCTTTCATCTCTCATGACTGTCACTACGAAGGCTACATAGAAGGAGTCCCGGgttcttttgtttccctcaacACCTGTTCAGGCCTCAGGGGCATCCTGATCAAGGAGGGGAAACCCTATGGCATTGAGCCCACGGACACCTCCGAACGGTTTGAACATGTGTTGTACACCATGGCACCCCAAGCTCGAGTGTCCTGCAGCGTCACTTCCAGAGGCAGCCAAGTGGAGTCCACCAGCCGGCAACAAGGGAGCAGGAAGCCTCGCAGTCTACAGGCACTGCCGTCCTTTTGGTCACACACCAAGTACGTGGAGATGTTTGTCGTGGTCAGCAACCAGCGCTTCCAGATGTGGGGCAGTAACGTCGATGAGACAGTCCAGAGAGTAATGGACATCACCGCTCTGGCCAACATCTTCACTCGGGGCATAAACACCCAGGTGGTGCTGGCTGGAATGGAGATCTGGACCGAGGGGGACCTCATAGAAGTCCCAGCGGACTTGCGAGTTACACTGAGGAATTTCAATAGCTGGAGACAGGAGAAGCTCTTCCCCCGGGTGAAGCACGATGTTGCCCACATGATCGTGGGACATCATCCTGAAGACGATGTGGGACAGGCATTTCTCAATGGTGCCTGTTCAAGAGGCTTTGCAGCCGCTGTTGAATCCTTCCACCATGAAGACGTCCTCCTGTTTGCGGCGCTCATGGCCCACGAGCTTGGGCACAACTTGGGTATTCAGCACGACCACTCGGCCTGCACTTGTAAAGATAAACGCTTTTGCCTCATGCGTGAAAACATCACTAAAGAAAGTGGCTTCAGCAACTGCAGCTCTGACCACTTCTACCAGTTCCTCCGGGAACACAAAGGGGCCTGCCTGTTTAACAAGCCCCGGCCCCAAGGTCGCCTGCGTAGGGAAGCCACGTGTGGAAACGGTGTGTTGGAGATGTACGAGGAGTGTGACTGTGGACCTGACTGTGGTAATAACCTGTGCTGTGACGAAACGTGTAGGCTGAAGGCAACAGCACTGTGTAGTTCTGGACCCTGCTGTAATGAAACGTGTGGATTTCTAGAAAAGGGAATCATGTGCCGTTCTCCTTTTGGAGAGTGTGACCTCCCAGAGTATTGTGATGGTAACTCTGACAGATGCCCCACCAACACATACAAGCAAGATGGTACACCTTGTGAACGAGTTCACTATTGCATTGAAGGTCTGTGCAAGACTGCTGATTTTCAATGTGTAAATGTTTTTGGATACCCTGCAAGGTCAGCCCCAGAAGACTGTTACATTTCCATGAACACTAAAGGGGACCGGTTTGGAAACTGTGGCCTTCCCACTTCAGATAACCAGGAATATGTAAAGTGTACAGCTGAAAATATATATTGTGGGAAAATTATATGTACAAATGTTAGACATGTACCAGTGGTCAAACCCATGCACACAATGATCCAGGTGCCTCATAGGGATGACTGGTGCTGGAGCATGGATGCCTATAATAATACTGATATCCCTGATGATGGAGATGTGGATGCTGGCACACGTTGTGCTCCAGAAAAAATCTGTCTGAATTACTCCTGCGTTGATCATGCTGTGCTGAACTACGACTGTGAACCACGAAGAATGTGTAATGGGAGAGGAGTTTGCAACAATTTAAAGCACTGCCATTGTGAGGCTGGCTACGCCCCTCCTGACTGCGCAAGTATAGGAACTGGGGGTAGTGTGGACAGTGGATCTCCTATTGTACAACAGGAATCTGAAAGTGCTTTCAATGTTGCCAAACATGAACATTTCGTAGACAATACGATCATaatatttctcataatttttttcctactattAATATTAGTAACTGCTTTTATCACTCTTTTGTGTAAACATTCAAGAAAAGCTCCTCCAGAGCCCAAAGAAAAGGGTTCAGAAGAGGCAGCAGAAGAGGTTcagccagaagaagaggaagaggaggaagaagaggaagaggaggaagaggaggaagaagaggaagaagaggaagaatcaGAGCCATAA